One Agrobacterium sp. RAC06 DNA segment encodes these proteins:
- the repC gene encoding plasmid replication protein RepC, giving the protein MQRHSITTPFGRGSIKLAHVSRQFEAARTKEGRTADKWKVFRDVCEARLLIGIPDRALTVLDALLSFYPQSDLSEEAGLIVFPSNAQLCLRAHGMADATLRRHLALLIDAGLISRKDSPNGKRYAHKARDGRVEDAFGFSLAPLLARRDELAQLAQQVVEDRRRLQLAKEALTISRRDLRKLITAAIEEGAAGDWHALEEAYIDIVSRLPRSLTIQLAEDCLQELTALHLEVSSLLEKQLIFQNMSGNGAENERHIQNSNTESFNELEPSSGKEQGESPSLELKAKREPIKAFPLAMVLKACPQIIDYGPGGAIGTWRELMQAAVVVRSMLGISPSAYQDACETMGPENAAAAVAAILERAGHINSAGGYLRDLTRRAERGEFSLGPMLMALMRANLEEKKRSA; this is encoded by the coding sequence ATGCAGAGGCATTCCATAACCACGCCCTTTGGGCGGGGATCGATTAAACTCGCCCATGTCAGTCGTCAATTCGAGGCGGCTCGGACCAAAGAGGGCAGGACCGCCGACAAGTGGAAGGTGTTTCGTGATGTTTGCGAGGCACGCCTTTTGATTGGGATTCCGGATCGGGCCTTGACGGTTCTCGACGCTCTTTTGAGCTTTTATCCGCAAAGCGATTTGTCGGAAGAAGCTGGTCTGATCGTCTTCCCGTCCAATGCGCAACTTTGCCTTCGCGCGCATGGTATGGCTGATGCCACGCTCAGGCGTCACCTGGCACTCCTTATCGATGCGGGGCTGATTTCTCGCAAGGACAGCCCGAATGGCAAACGTTACGCCCACAAGGCACGTGATGGGCGGGTCGAAGATGCGTTTGGCTTTTCGTTGGCGCCGCTTCTTGCTCGCAGAGACGAGCTTGCGCAACTGGCCCAACAAGTGGTGGAGGATCGCCGGCGTTTGCAGCTGGCGAAAGAGGCACTCACGATATCAAGACGTGATCTGCGTAAGCTGATCACCGCTGCGATCGAAGAAGGTGCTGCTGGCGATTGGCATGCGCTTGAAGAGGCATATATCGACATTGTGTCCCGACTGCCACGAAGCCTGACGATCCAGCTTGCCGAGGATTGCCTGCAGGAGCTCACCGCTTTGCACCTGGAGGTCTCTAGCCTCTTGGAAAAGCAGCTTATTTTTCAGAATATGAGCGGCAATGGCGCTGAAAATGAGCGTCATATACAGAATTCAAATACCGAATCCTTCAATGAACTTGAACCTAGCTCTGGAAAAGAGCAGGGCGAAAGCCCGAGCCTGGAGCTGAAAGCGAAGCGGGAGCCGATAAAGGCATTTCCTCTTGCTATGGTGTTGAAGGCCTGCCCACAGATTATCGACTATGGTCCGGGGGGCGCGATTGGGACCTGGCGCGAGCTGATGCAGGCTGCGGTCGTCGTTCGGTCGATGTTGGGGATCAGTCCGTCAGCCTATCAGGACGCCTGCGAAACCATGGGGCCGGAAAATGCGGCAGCGGCGGTTGCGGCCATCCTCGAACGGGCAGGGCATATCAATTCGGCTGGTGGCTATCTGAGGGATCTGACGCGGCGGGCGGAGCGTGGCGAGTTTTCGCTCGGTCCGATGCTGATGGCCTTGATGCGCGCCAATCTGGAAGAAAAGAAGCGCTCGGCTTGA